One window of Tachysurus vachellii isolate PV-2020 chromosome 21, HZAU_Pvac_v1, whole genome shotgun sequence genomic DNA carries:
- the arl4ab gene encoding ADP-ribosylation factor-like 4ab, with product MGNGLSEPHTIFPGLPSFQALHIVILGLDCAGKTTVLYRLRFNEFVNTVPTKGFNTEKIKLVLGTKGRTAAFHFWDVGGQEKLRPLWRSYTRCADGLVFVVDSVDAERMEEAKTELHKITRLQENQGVPVLVLANKQDLRSALPLGELERLLALNELGSNTPWHLQPACAIIGEGLQEGLERLHGMISKRRKMMRQQKKKR from the coding sequence ATGGGCAACGGCTTATCAGAGCCCCACACCATCTTCCCGGGACTGCCATCGTTCCAGGCCCTGCATATTGTCATTCTTGGACTGGATTGTGCTGGCAAGACAACTGTGTTGTACAGGCTACGCTTCAACGAGTTTGTGAACACTGTCCCAACTAAAGGCTTCAACACAGAGAAGATCAAATTGGTGCTGGGCACAAAAGGCCGGACGGCAGCCTTCCACTTTTGGGATGTAGGCGGTCAGGAGAAGCTGCGGCCGCTGTGGCGCTCGTATACACGCTGTGCCGATGGCCTCGTGTTTGTGGTGGACTCTGTGGACGCTGAGCGCATGGAGGAGGCCAAAACGGAGCTGCACAAGATCACAAGGTTGCAGGAGAACCAGGGCGTTCCTGTGCTTGTGCTGGCCAATAAGCAGGACCTGCGTAGTGCTCTACCACTGGGTGAGCTGGAGAGGCTGTTGGCGCTCAATGAACTCGGTTCCAACACACCCTGGCATCTCCAGCCAGCTTGTGCCATCATTGGAGAGGGCCTACAGGAGGGTCTGGAGCGTCTGCACGGCATGATCAGCAAGCGGAGGAAGATGATGAGGcagcaaaagaagaaaagatga